The following coding sequences are from one Musa acuminata AAA Group cultivar baxijiao chromosome BXJ2-4, Cavendish_Baxijiao_AAA, whole genome shotgun sequence window:
- the LOC103982948 gene encoding transcription factor PCF6 yields the protein MDLENTHASKRSRTVGNGGQASKIGRKEHQDEDEEDRERKGGGADAGRVAPWLHHPSSRIFRVSRASGGKDRHSKVYTAKGLRDRRVRLSVSTAIQFYDLQDRLGYDQPSKAIEWLIKAAAAAINELPPLDGFPKLPQPSGDEVMKADPDVERSYSQQQQQQQHPSTKSGCSSTSDTSKGSVLSLSRSESRIMARERARERAAKDKEKGRDDSSHIAAFLHQNLNPQTSSSFTKLLASSNGANNVAAVAEGEENSGHNCIQKQIPTAIYFGQAGLFAQSQKSQQLPSGFSSQSHFGNSCPMGMLPFNVAATGDHQEMQQFSLLQDNFFPVSAVAAMANYNLNFSISSGLAGFNRGTLQSNSPAQMPQEHHHSHNHLQRLSSTVDGSNLQFFGAAAGSAAAATNAENQFPAGFGDHLQLCYGDGYRQSDLKGKGKN from the coding sequence ATGGACTTGGAGAACACCCACGCCTCCAAGCGGTCTCGAACGGTGGGCAACGGTGGCCAGGCGTCCAAGATAGGGCGCAAGGAGCAccaggacgaggacgaggaggacAGAGAGAGGAAGGGTGGAGGAGCTGACGCTGGCCGCGTCGCCCCTTGGCTGCATCACCCGTCATCCAGGATCTTTCGTGTTTCGCGCGCCTCCGGCGGGAAGGACCGGCACAGCAAGGTATACACGGCGAAGGGTCTCCGCGACCGGCGGGTCCGCCTCTCAGTGTCCACCGCCATCCAGTTCTATGACCTCCAGGACCGCCTCGGCTACGACCAGCCGAGCAAGGCCATCGAGTGGCTGATCAAGGCCGCGGCGGCCGCCATCAATGAGCTCCCTCCCCTTGATGGTTTCCCCAAGCTGCCTCAGCCCAGTGGGGATGAAGTGATGAAGGCCGATCCTGATGTTGAACGAAGCTAcagccagcagcagcagcaacagcagcatccCTCGACCAAATCCGGCTGCAGTAGCACCTCGGACACCAGCAAAGGCTCAGTCTTGTCCCTGTCGCGTTCGGAGAGCCGCATCATGGCCAGAGAGCGAGCGCgagagcgagcagcgaaggataAAGAGAAGGGTAGAGACGACAGCAGCCACATTGCGGCCTTCCTTCACCAGAACCTGAACCCTCAGACCTCCTCCTCTTTCACGAAGCTTCTTGCCAGCAGCAATGGAGCCAACAACGTCGCTGCTGTTGCAGAAGGCGAGGAGAATTCCGGCCACAATTGCATTCAGAAGCAAATCCCTACAGCGATCTACTTCGGCCAAGCTGGTCTCTTCGCCCAGTCTCAGAAGAGTCAACAGCTGCCGTCAGGGTTTTCTTCCCAATCCCACTTCGGAAACAGCTGCCCGATGGGAATGTTGCCTTTCAACGTTGCGGCCACCGGCGACCATCAGGAGATGCAGCAGTTTTCGTTGTTGCAGGACAACTTCTTCCCTGTCTCGGCAGTGGCGGCGATGGCGAACTACAATCTCAACTTCTCCATATCGTCGGGTCTTGCGGGTTTCAACAGGGGGACCCTTCAGTCCAATTCACCAGCTCAGATGCCTCAGGAGCACCACCACAGTCACAACCACCTACAGAGGCTCTCTTCCACGGTTGACGGATCGAACCTGCAGTTCTTTGGTGCTGCTGCAGGTTCGGCTGCAGCTGCCACCAATGCAGAGAATCAGTTTCCAGCGGGGTTTGGCGACCACCTGCAGCTCTGCTACGGGGATGGCTATCGGCAATCTGACCTGAAGGGGAAGGGAAAGAACTGA
- the LOC103983477 gene encoding glutaredoxin-C9-like: protein MRMVEGEKEEAPAAEAEGKVMRWSPYERVARMASGNAVVVFSVSGCCMCHVVKRLLLGLGVGPTVYELDQEKGGREMQAVLAHLLSGSPSTSASSASAALPAVFVGGKLLGGVEKVMSCHINGSLVPLLKQAGALWL from the coding sequence ATGAGGATGGTGGAGGGCGAGAAGGAAGAGGCGCCGGCGGCGGAAGCGGAGGGGAAGGTGATGAGGTGGAGCCCGTACGAGAGGGTGGCGAGGATGGCAAGCGGGAATGCGGTGGTGGTGTTCAGCGTCAGCGGCTGCTGCATGTGCCACGTGGTGAAGCGCCTGCTGCTGGGGCTCGGCGTCGGCCCCACCGTGTACGAGCTCGACCAGGAGAAGGGCGGCCGGGAGATGCAGGCCGTGCTCGCTCACCTCCTCTCCGGCTCCCCGTCGACGTCGGCATCGTCCGCCTCCGCCGCTCTCCCAGCCGTGTTCGTTGGCGGCAAGCTCCTCGGCGGGGTGGAGAAGGTGATGTCGTGCCACATCAACGGCTCTCTCGTCCCGCTCCTCAAACAAGCCGGTGCTCTCTGGCTCTGA